A portion of the Bacillus thuringiensis genome contains these proteins:
- the spoVAC gene encoding stage V sporulation protein AC, protein MTSQKLKDDYINKVKEYHPKQNYLLNCIKAFLVGGLICTVGEVMMKFYIHYFHFSEQEAGNPTVATLVLLSAILTGCGVYDKIGQFAGAGSAVPVTGFANSMASAALEHKSEGIVLGIATNMFKLAGSVIVFGVVGAYIIGLIRYTFKIFMS, encoded by the coding sequence ATGACAAGTCAGAAATTGAAGGATGATTACATAAATAAAGTGAAGGAGTATCATCCAAAGCAAAACTATTTACTAAATTGTATCAAAGCATTTCTTGTAGGTGGACTCATTTGTACAGTTGGAGAAGTAATGATGAAATTTTATATACATTATTTTCACTTCAGTGAACAAGAGGCAGGAAACCCAACTGTTGCAACGCTTGTTTTATTATCCGCGATTTTAACAGGATGTGGTGTATATGATAAAATCGGTCAATTTGCTGGAGCAGGATCAGCGGTGCCGGTGACAGGATTTGCAAATTCTATGGCGAGCGCTGCCTTAGAACATAAGAGTGAAGGGATTGTTCTAGGGATTGCTACAAATATGTTTAAACTGGCAGGAAGTGTGATTGTATTTGGGGTTGTTGGTGCATATATCATTGGGTTAATAAGGTATACCTTTAAAATTTTTATGTCTTAA
- a CDS encoding stage V sporulation protein AE: MRRRVVLVTDGDEYAKRTIELLTKEFGGRCISASQSNPTKLTGKKVVELIMQTPYDPVFVMFDDSGFIGEGSGEKALKYVATHKQIDVLGILAVASNTHHWEWARVDVSVDRNGNLTEYGVDKFGLPDGEIGRISGDTIYCLDDLNVPVIVGVGDIGKMCGNDEWERGSPITRKAIQLILERSGFYDEA; the protein is encoded by the coding sequence ATGAGACGAAGGGTTGTTTTGGTCACAGATGGAGATGAATATGCAAAGCGGACAATTGAGCTTTTAACGAAGGAATTTGGGGGAAGGTGTATTTCAGCATCACAAAGTAATCCAACCAAATTGACAGGGAAAAAAGTTGTTGAGCTTATTATGCAAACGCCATATGACCCTGTATTTGTCATGTTTGATGACAGTGGATTTATTGGAGAAGGATCTGGTGAAAAGGCTTTAAAATATGTAGCTACCCATAAACAAATTGATGTGCTCGGTATTTTAGCGGTAGCGTCTAATACGCATCATTGGGAATGGGCACGTGTAGATGTAAGTGTAGATCGGAACGGGAATTTAACCGAATACGGTGTTGATAAATTTGGACTTCCAGATGGTGAAATTGGCAGAATTAGCGGAGATACAATTTATTGTTTAGATGACTTGAATGTTCCTGTCATCGTTGGAGTCGGTGACATTGGTAAGATGTGTGGGAATGATGAATGGGAGAGGGGATCACCTATTACTAGAAAAGCGATTCAATTAATTTTGGAAAGGAGTGGTTTTTATGACGAAGCCTAA
- the spoVAE gene encoding stage V sporulation protein AE, producing MDFIYAFLVGGAICVIGQLLLDFAKLTPAHLMATFVVIGAILDGFGLYDKLIKFAGAGATVPITSFGHSLLHGAMHAAEKHGYLGIGIGMFSLTSAGISAAILFSFFIALICKPKG from the coding sequence GTGGATTTTATATATGCATTTCTTGTAGGTGGAGCTATTTGTGTAATTGGGCAACTATTGTTAGATTTCGCAAAGTTAACACCAGCACATTTAATGGCAACTTTTGTAGTCATCGGAGCAATTTTAGATGGATTTGGATTGTACGATAAACTAATAAAGTTTGCAGGTGCTGGAGCAACAGTCCCTATTACAAGTTTTGGACATTCACTATTGCACGGAGCAATGCATGCGGCAGAAAAACATGGATATTTAGGAATTGGTATTGGCATGTTTAGTTTAACGTCTGCGGGCATTTCCGCAGCGATATTGTTTTCATTTTTTATAGCACTTATATGTAAACCGAAAGGATAA
- the spoVAF gene encoding spore germination protein SpoVAF: protein MTKPKKVDIPISTFISDNENYLKQTVGLGVTYDVGIRKFQILNKEIGVLFVNGLCDTNYIIPILEEAVDTNEIRDVEEDTVKLLENRLIHQQVSKVKTMDEVMLQVLSGLIVIFVEGETEAFAIDVRSYPGRTPTEPDTEKVVRGARDGFVENIVVNTALIRRRIRDPRLRNEMVRVGDRSQTDICITYVQDVANPDLVKIIKQELNNIEVDGITMADKTVEEFVVKQGYNPFPLIRYTERPDVAANHLLEGHVLVLVDTSPSAMITPTTYFHHLQHAEEFRQNPAVGTFLRWVRFLGVIFSLFLLPFWLVFVFDPTLLPANLAFIGPTKMTHLPILLQVLMAEVGLEFLRMAAIHTPTPLSSAAGLISAILIGQIAIDVGLFVPEVILYVAVSMIGAYATPSYELGLGNKVGKLFVIILTGLFHEMGFVIGMTILILFLTSIKSLQTPYLWPFLPFDWGALTKILLRPTMSSLKVRPSIVRPQNVKRQK, encoded by the coding sequence ATGACGAAGCCTAAAAAAGTGGATATCCCTATATCAACTTTCATAAGTGACAATGAAAATTATTTAAAGCAGACAGTTGGACTAGGTGTTACATACGATGTTGGCATTCGTAAATTTCAAATTTTGAATAAAGAAATCGGTGTGTTATTTGTAAACGGACTTTGTGATACAAATTATATTATCCCTATTTTAGAAGAAGCTGTGGATACAAATGAGATAAGGGATGTAGAAGAAGATACAGTGAAGCTTTTAGAGAATCGTTTAATCCATCAACAAGTAAGTAAAGTGAAAACGATGGATGAGGTAATGCTCCAAGTATTATCAGGACTCATCGTGATATTTGTGGAAGGTGAAACGGAAGCGTTCGCGATCGATGTTCGTAGTTATCCAGGGCGAACACCGACAGAACCAGATACCGAAAAGGTAGTACGCGGTGCGAGGGATGGATTTGTTGAAAATATCGTTGTAAATACAGCGTTAATTCGTAGGAGAATTCGAGATCCACGACTTCGAAATGAAATGGTTCGAGTAGGAGATAGATCGCAAACGGATATTTGTATTACATACGTTCAAGATGTTGCAAATCCAGATTTAGTAAAGATTATAAAACAAGAATTAAATAACATTGAAGTAGATGGGATTACGATGGCGGATAAAACGGTAGAGGAATTTGTAGTGAAACAAGGTTACAATCCCTTCCCGCTTATTCGATACACAGAAAGACCAGATGTAGCAGCAAATCATCTACTAGAAGGACATGTGTTAGTACTCGTTGACACATCACCAAGTGCTATGATTACACCGACAACATATTTTCATCATTTACAGCATGCAGAAGAGTTTAGGCAAAATCCAGCTGTCGGTACATTTTTACGCTGGGTGCGCTTTTTAGGTGTTATATTCTCGTTATTTTTATTACCATTTTGGTTAGTGTTTGTATTTGATCCAACTCTTTTGCCAGCAAATCTTGCTTTTATTGGACCGACTAAGATGACGCATTTACCAATTTTATTACAGGTGTTAATGGCAGAGGTCGGACTTGAGTTTTTAAGGATGGCAGCCATTCATACTCCAACGCCGCTATCATCTGCAGCAGGATTGATTTCCGCTATATTAATTGGTCAAATTGCAATTGATGTAGGTTTGTTTGTGCCAGAAGTAATTTTGTATGTAGCGGTTTCGATGATCGGTGCATATGCAACACCGAGTTATGAATTAGGATTAGGGAATAAGGTTGGGAAATTGTTTGTTATTATTTTAACAGGTCTCTTCCATGAGATGGGATTTGTAATTGGTATGACGATATTAATTTTATTTTTAACGTCTATAAAAAGTTTACAAACACCTTATTTATGGCCGTTTTTACCATTTGATTGGGGCGCATTAACAAAAATTTTACTCCGTCCAACAATGTCTAGTTTAAAAGTACGACCAAGTATTGTAAGACCTCAAAATGTAAAAAGACAAAAATAA
- the spoVAD gene encoding stage V sporulation protein AD: MRLTGKQTWVFQNDIYVNATGTAVGPKEAEGPLGKDFDISYDDLHCGEENWELAERRLMSDSIQQAVQKGNIKTSQIDFFLAGDLLNQTATANYVARKWGIPFLGMFSACATSMETLAVGSAFIDGGFANRVLATVSSHNATAERQFRYPTEYGGQKPGTANSTVTGAGSILISNEKSTIKITAATIGKVQDLGITNPLDMGAAMAPAAAHTIQQHFEDLRRSADDYDLIVTGDLSAVGTPIAKQLLLEEGYDLGHIYNDCGLMIYESSQEEVFAGGSGCACSAVVTYGHLLHEMQKGNLQRIFVVATGALLSPIMMQQKETIPTIAHGVVFERVKGE, from the coding sequence ATGAGGTTGACCGGAAAACAAACGTGGGTATTTCAAAATGATATATATGTGAATGCAACGGGTACTGCTGTCGGTCCTAAAGAAGCTGAGGGCCCTCTTGGAAAAGATTTTGATATTTCATATGACGACTTGCATTGTGGAGAGGAAAATTGGGAGCTCGCCGAACGAAGATTAATGTCAGACTCAATTCAACAAGCAGTGCAAAAAGGGAATATAAAAACATCGCAAATTGATTTCTTTTTAGCCGGAGATTTATTAAATCAGACAGCGACCGCAAATTATGTTGCGCGTAAGTGGGGCATTCCTTTTTTAGGAATGTTTAGCGCCTGTGCGACGTCTATGGAGACTTTAGCAGTTGGATCAGCTTTTATAGACGGTGGATTTGCAAATCGTGTCTTAGCTACAGTAAGTAGTCATAATGCAACGGCTGAAAGACAATTTCGTTATCCAACAGAGTACGGTGGGCAAAAACCAGGGACAGCAAATTCAACTGTGACTGGTGCAGGATCTATATTAATTAGCAATGAAAAAAGCACAATTAAAATTACGGCGGCTACAATCGGGAAAGTGCAAGATTTAGGAATCACAAATCCTTTGGATATGGGGGCAGCGATGGCTCCGGCAGCAGCTCATACAATTCAACAGCATTTTGAAGATTTAAGAAGAAGTGCCGATGACTATGATTTGATTGTTACGGGTGATTTATCAGCTGTTGGGACGCCGATTGCAAAACAACTTTTACTTGAGGAAGGTTACGATCTTGGACATATATACAATGATTGCGGATTAATGATTTATGAATCAAGTCAAGAAGAAGTGTTTGCAGGTGGTAGTGGTTGCGCTTGTTCAGCAGTTGTCACATATGGCCATTTATTACACGAGATGCAAAAAGGGAATTTACAACGGATTTTTGTCGTTGCCACTGGCGCATTATTAAGCCCGATAATGATGCAACAGAAAGAAACGATTCCAACAATTGCACATGGTGTCGTATTTGAGAGAGTTAAAGGAGAGTGA